A window of the Kineococcus mangrovi genome harbors these coding sequences:
- a CDS encoding UvrD-helicase domain-containing protein, protein MNPHVPHEHFEVTGPLPTGTTVLEASAGTGKTWTIAGLVTRYVAEGVATVDQLLVVTFGRAATAELRDRVRERLVGVRAALADPVAAAASADAVVRHLAAADQGEVEARCARLSAALAGFDAATVATIHEFCRQVLTSLGTAADVDPTATLVEDVDDLVEEVCDDLYVRFAVRPGAGPPPFSRADALRIAREAVGRPDARVEPRGSVPDTPEDLRVRFAEGVRREVAARKRSRRLLGFDDLLARLRDALTDDVAGPTACGRLGRRYSVVLVDEFQDTDAVQWDVLRTAFHGRCPLVLIGDPKQAIYAFRGADVNSYLDAVGVAGTTATLGTNYRSDPAVLAGTAALLRGAALGDERIVVHPVQAHHRTAALTGPDGPDPSPVRLRLVPRDGLPLTARTGVPAVADVRAAVARDTAEEVVAVLSEGLRVRPERDAGGSERALAAGDVAVLVRTQAQARLVQEELRGRGVPCVLSRGPSVFSTPAAREWVWLLEAVEQPHRAARVRRAALSSFVGRSAAELDAAGDRATDELSVALRRWGSLLTERGVSAMFAAVDAEQHLPRRLLGVEGGERRLTDLRHIAEVLHAEAVQGPGDGVAGLLSWLRGRVEDAAGDVDQERSRRLDTDREAVQIATVHTSKGLEHEVVCVPFGWDGPGGGSKDRLPVAHAPDGRRALHVGGPAAPAYDAFCRAADTEDLAEELRLLYVALTRAVSRLLVWWAPATNTQRGALHRLLFAEDVRALPEKLPLPDDEALRARLGALFPPGSPVALEDVPARSAPSRWAAPAPAPAQLRAARFTAEVDLGWRRTSYSGLTRGVHEAHPPGRAVLSEPELDVTLDEVAVQEVALEAGAQEDPQGWRDVPSPLAGLPAGTGFGTLVHAVLEGFDPAVPDRPAHLAALAREQFAAPLAEPLAAALGPVVRTGLGPLADGRALADFAVADRLAELDFELPLAGGDAAGPAAGGRLGDLAGLLREHLRPGDPVHAYAGLLADPVLAAEVLRGYLTGSIDAVLRCGSRFLVVDYKTNRLAGPGEELTAWHYRRQALDETVLAAHYPLQALLYSVALHRFLRWRLPGYDPAEHLGGSLYLFLRGMCGPDVAPGPDGVPPGVWSWQPPAALVVAASDLLAGRIP, encoded by the coding sequence GTGAACCCCCACGTGCCCCACGAGCACTTCGAGGTGACCGGTCCGCTGCCGACCGGCACGACCGTCCTGGAGGCCAGCGCCGGGACCGGCAAGACGTGGACGATCGCCGGTCTCGTCACGCGGTACGTGGCCGAGGGCGTCGCCACGGTCGATCAGCTGCTCGTCGTGACCTTCGGGCGGGCCGCGACGGCCGAGCTGCGCGACCGGGTCCGCGAGCGCCTCGTCGGCGTCCGCGCCGCGCTGGCCGACCCGGTCGCGGCGGCCGCCTCCGCCGACGCCGTCGTCCGCCACCTCGCCGCGGCCGACCAGGGCGAGGTCGAGGCCCGGTGCGCCCGGTTGTCCGCGGCCCTGGCCGGGTTCGACGCCGCCACCGTCGCGACCATCCACGAGTTCTGCCGGCAGGTCCTCACGAGCCTGGGCACCGCCGCCGACGTCGACCCGACCGCGACCCTCGTGGAGGACGTGGACGACCTCGTCGAGGAGGTCTGCGACGACCTCTACGTGCGCTTCGCGGTGCGCCCCGGCGCGGGCCCGCCCCCGTTCTCCCGGGCCGACGCGCTGCGGATCGCCCGCGAGGCGGTGGGCCGCCCGGACGCGCGCGTCGAACCGCGCGGCAGCGTCCCGGACACCCCCGAGGACCTGCGCGTCCGGTTCGCCGAGGGCGTCCGCCGGGAGGTCGCCGCCCGCAAGCGCTCCCGCCGCCTCCTGGGGTTCGACGACCTCCTGGCCCGGTTGCGGGACGCCCTGACCGACGACGTCGCCGGACCGACGGCGTGCGGACGGCTGGGACGCAGGTACTCCGTCGTGCTCGTCGACGAGTTCCAGGACACCGACGCCGTGCAGTGGGACGTGCTGCGGACCGCGTTCCACGGTCGCTGCCCGCTCGTGCTCATCGGCGACCCCAAGCAGGCGATCTACGCCTTCCGCGGCGCCGACGTGAACAGCTACCTCGACGCCGTCGGGGTCGCCGGCACCACCGCCACGCTCGGCACGAACTACCGCAGCGACCCCGCCGTCCTGGCCGGGACGGCCGCGCTGCTGCGGGGTGCGGCCCTCGGCGACGAGCGGATCGTCGTGCACCCCGTGCAGGCCCACCACCGCACGGCGGCGCTCACCGGCCCGGACGGTCCGGACCCCTCGCCGGTGCGGCTGCGCCTGGTGCCCCGCGACGGGCTGCCGCTCACCGCGCGCACGGGTGTCCCGGCCGTGGCCGACGTGCGGGCCGCGGTGGCGCGCGACACCGCCGAGGAGGTCGTCGCCGTCCTGTCCGAGGGGCTGCGGGTGCGCCCGGAGCGGGACGCCGGTGGCTCCGAGCGCGCCCTGGCCGCCGGGGACGTCGCCGTGCTGGTCCGCACCCAGGCCCAGGCCCGGCTCGTGCAGGAGGAGCTGCGCGGGCGGGGCGTGCCGTGCGTGCTGTCCCGCGGGCCGTCGGTCTTCAGCACCCCCGCGGCCCGGGAGTGGGTGTGGCTGCTGGAGGCGGTCGAGCAACCGCACCGGGCCGCCCGCGTGCGGCGCGCGGCGCTGTCCTCGTTCGTCGGCCGCAGCGCCGCCGAGCTCGACGCGGCGGGGGACCGGGCCACCGACGAGCTCTCGGTCGCGCTGCGCCGGTGGGGCAGCCTGCTCACCGAGCGCGGGGTGTCCGCGATGTTCGCCGCCGTCGACGCCGAGCAGCACCTGCCGCGCCGGCTGCTCGGCGTCGAGGGCGGTGAGCGGCGGCTGACCGACCTGCGCCACATCGCCGAGGTGCTGCACGCCGAGGCCGTCCAGGGACCGGGCGACGGGGTCGCCGGCCTGCTGTCGTGGCTGCGCGGGCGGGTCGAGGACGCGGCCGGCGACGTCGACCAGGAGCGTTCGCGGCGGTTGGACACCGACCGCGAGGCCGTCCAGATCGCCACCGTCCACACGAGCAAGGGCCTGGAGCACGAGGTCGTCTGCGTCCCCTTCGGCTGGGACGGCCCCGGTGGCGGCTCCAAGGACCGGCTGCCGGTGGCGCACGCCCCCGACGGCCGGCGCGCGCTGCACGTCGGGGGCCCGGCGGCCCCCGCGTACGACGCGTTCTGCCGGGCCGCCGACACCGAGGACCTCGCCGAGGAGCTGCGCCTGCTCTACGTCGCCCTGACGCGCGCGGTCTCCCGGCTGCTCGTGTGGTGGGCGCCCGCCACGAACACCCAGCGCGGTGCGCTGCACCGGTTGCTGTTCGCCGAGGACGTCCGGGCGCTGCCGGAGAAGCTGCCGCTGCCGGACGACGAGGCCCTGCGGGCGCGGCTGGGGGCGCTGTTCCCGCCCGGTTCCCCGGTCGCGCTCGAGGACGTGCCTGCCCGGTCCGCGCCGTCGCGCTGGGCCGCCCCCGCGCCGGCCCCGGCGCAGCTGCGGGCGGCGCGGTTCACCGCCGAGGTCGACCTCGGCTGGCGGCGCACGTCCTACTCGGGCCTGACCCGCGGGGTCCACGAGGCGCACCCGCCGGGGCGGGCCGTGCTGTCCGAACCGGAGCTGGACGTCACGCTCGACGAGGTCGCCGTCCAGGAGGTCGCGCTCGAGGCGGGCGCGCAGGAGGACCCGCAGGGGTGGCGGGACGTGCCCTCACCCCTGGCCGGCCTGCCGGCGGGCACGGGGTTCGGCACGCTCGTGCACGCCGTCCTGGAGGGGTTCGACCCGGCCGTGCCCGACCGGCCCGCCCACCTGGCGGCGCTGGCCCGCGAGCAGTTCGCGGCCCCGCTGGCCGAACCGCTCGCCGCGGCTCTCGGGCCCGTCGTGCGCACCGGGCTGGGCCCGCTGGCCGACGGGCGCGCGCTGGCGGACTTCGCGGTGGCCGACCGGCTCGCCGAGCTGGACTTCGAGCTGCCGCTGGCGGGAGGTGACGCGGCCGGCCCGGCGGCGGGAGGTCGGCTCGGCGACCTCGCCGGCCTCCTGCGCGAGCACCTGCGCCCGGGCGACCCGGTGCACGCCTACGCCGGGCTGCTCGCCGACCCCGTCCTGGCCGCCGAGGTGCTGCGCGGCTACCTCACCGGTTCCATCGACGCCGTCCTGCGGTGCGGGTCCCGGTTCCTCGTCGTGGACTACAAGACGAACCGGCTCGCCGGCCCGGGGGAGGAGCTGACCGCCTGGCACTACCGGCGCCAGGCCCTCGACGAGACCGTGCTCGCGGCCCACTACCCGCTGCAGGCGCTGCTCTACAGCGTCGCGCTGCACCGGTTCCTGCGCTGGCGGCTGCCCGGGTACGACCCGGCCGAGCACCTCGGCGGGTCGCTCTACCTCTTCCTGCGCGGCATGTGCGGGCCGGACGTCGCGCCCGGCCCGGACGGGGTGCCCCCCGGGGTCTGGTCCTGGCAGCCCCCCGCCGCCCTCGTCGTGGCCGCCTCCGACCTGCTCGCCGGGAGGATCCCGTGA